From a region of the Sphingopyxis sp. YR583 genome:
- a CDS encoding type IV toxin-antitoxin system AbiEi family antitoxin translates to MPRFEENEAELLDRALLAIEALPNAGGKIIAQNASLGAYGRVDAIAELSISGRPFRLVIEVKREVFPRDVRETIWQLRNYLAHIDDGSVEMLPFLVAHSISPGARQVLQEEGIGYYDFGGALFIPSRETYVFIDRPPPRKTQKIFTSIFEGQRARVVRAVFDKAPNWLSVKELAKDLDISPATASATLSEMERRDWVEAEGLGPSKLRRLSNGRMLLDEWSEYIADQPTPKMKRYYVSMKTAEGLMRKLDAACCDAQIRYAVTGEAAAQLYAPYLSSVAQVRCRMAPGRHAEEMLSDMDARPVSEGWNLGIIDVRSASDVDVGQRCDGIALAPPIQVYLDLLQGAGRSKEMAVHLRAERLDF, encoded by the coding sequence ATGCCGAGATTCGAAGAGAATGAAGCTGAACTGCTCGATCGAGCGCTGCTGGCAATCGAAGCACTTCCCAACGCTGGCGGGAAAATTATCGCCCAAAACGCGAGTTTGGGAGCCTATGGCCGCGTCGATGCGATCGCTGAATTATCGATATCGGGTCGCCCCTTTCGGCTCGTGATCGAGGTCAAGCGCGAGGTGTTCCCGCGCGACGTCCGAGAAACCATCTGGCAGCTTCGCAACTATCTGGCCCATATCGACGACGGCTCAGTCGAGATGTTGCCGTTTCTTGTCGCTCATTCGATTTCACCGGGCGCGCGACAAGTGCTCCAAGAGGAGGGCATCGGCTATTATGACTTTGGCGGCGCCCTCTTTATCCCCTCTCGCGAGACATATGTTTTTATTGACCGGCCTCCGCCTCGGAAGACGCAGAAAATCTTCACGTCAATTTTCGAAGGTCAACGTGCTCGGGTTGTTCGTGCCGTCTTCGACAAAGCACCTAATTGGCTAAGCGTCAAAGAGCTGGCCAAGGATTTGGATATCTCGCCTGCTACCGCTTCGGCAACGCTCAGCGAAATGGAGCGGCGCGACTGGGTCGAAGCAGAAGGATTGGGGCCAAGCAAGTTGAGGAGACTCAGCAACGGGCGCATGCTTCTCGACGAGTGGAGCGAATATATTGCCGATCAGCCGACGCCAAAGATGAAGCGCTACTATGTGTCTATGAAGACCGCGGAGGGCCTTATGCGAAAGCTTGATGCCGCGTGCTGCGATGCTCAGATACGCTATGCCGTGACCGGCGAAGCCGCTGCCCAGCTTTACGCTCCCTATCTATCGAGCGTGGCTCAGGTGCGCTGCCGGATGGCGCCCGGTCGGCATGCCGAAGAGATGCTTTCCGACATGGATGCCCGGCCGGTCAGTGAGGGGTGGAACTTGGGCATAATAGATGTCCGAAGCGCGAGCGACGTCGATGTAGGCCAGCGCTGCGACGGGATCGCGTTGGCACCTCCGATCCAGGTCTATCTCGATCTCCTCCAAGGAGCAGGGCGCTCAAAAGAAATGGCCGTTCATCTCCGCGCCGAGCGGCTCGATTTCTGA
- a CDS encoding restriction endonuclease, which translates to MNKALPARWESLLEGSIDRGPELERLLNTLIESDQRAIVLEGPPGSGKTTLAAQFVYTFRERFPGGIEFRTGAGEPDEFLAPATGTGDRLLIFDALDNVWPGADWAADYLQSRLAEDAQLRILMTSRRIPQIERFERVAVPPMDIAQISEMLRQGMPRDELPPQQLLLLADGSPMIAAAIVEAARVSANWSELIARLSSFKRPGLVDRHGRPLRNGSASAKTFLTGVREVNDWIMQRLKQDPEIVHLLSPRQFEELSAELFTRLGFDVELTPASRDGGKDLILLKRSDLGTMMTYVECKRYAPNQSVGVAVVRALHGVVERGRATSGIVLTSSRFTKGALEYQEDIKYRISLKDYADFKGLIDKSINGSI; encoded by the coding sequence ATGAATAAAGCGCTTCCTGCCCGGTGGGAAAGTCTGCTTGAGGGATCGATCGATCGTGGTCCGGAACTGGAGCGGCTGCTCAACACTTTGATCGAAAGCGATCAGCGCGCGATTGTTTTGGAAGGGCCTCCTGGCTCTGGAAAAACAACGCTAGCGGCGCAATTTGTCTACACTTTCAGAGAGCGATTTCCGGGCGGTATTGAATTTCGCACCGGCGCTGGCGAGCCCGACGAGTTTTTGGCCCCGGCTACTGGTACAGGCGATCGTCTGCTGATTTTTGATGCGCTCGACAATGTATGGCCGGGTGCGGATTGGGCGGCCGATTATTTGCAATCACGCCTTGCCGAAGACGCGCAGTTGAGAATCTTGATGACCTCGCGCCGGATACCGCAGATCGAGCGGTTCGAGCGGGTCGCCGTTCCTCCGATGGACATCGCCCAAATCAGCGAGATGCTTCGTCAGGGCATGCCCAGGGACGAACTTCCTCCACAACAGCTTCTTCTACTAGCGGACGGTAGTCCCATGATTGCAGCTGCGATTGTGGAGGCCGCACGCGTTTCGGCAAACTGGTCTGAACTTATAGCCAGACTTTCATCATTCAAACGGCCCGGCCTCGTTGATCGCCACGGTAGGCCTCTGCGGAACGGGAGCGCTTCAGCAAAGACATTCCTCACCGGTGTTCGCGAAGTCAATGATTGGATCATGCAGCGATTGAAGCAGGATCCGGAGATTGTTCATCTTCTGAGTCCCCGCCAATTCGAGGAGCTGAGTGCCGAGCTTTTTACACGGCTTGGGTTCGACGTCGAACTCACGCCAGCTTCGAGGGACGGCGGGAAAGATCTGATACTTTTGAAACGCTCCGACTTGGGCACCATGATGACCTATGTTGAGTGCAAGCGGTACGCACCCAATCAGTCTGTCGGAGTGGCTGTGGTTCGCGCGCTTCACGGCGTAGTCGAAAGAGGGCGCGCAACCAGCGGTATTGTTCTGACCAGTTCACGGTTCACGAAAGGAGCGCTAGAATATCAAGAGGATATAAAATATCGCATTTCCTTGAAAGATTATGCCGATTTCAAGGGTTTAATCGATAAATCGATCAATGGCTCTATTTGA